A single genomic interval of Hafnia alvei harbors:
- the rpmB gene encoding 50S ribosomal protein L28 — translation MSRVCQVTGKRPVAGNNRSHAMNATKRRFLPNLHSHRFWVEGEKRFVTLRVSAKGMRVIDKKGIETVLAEIRARGEKY, via the coding sequence ATGTCCCGAGTCTGCCAAGTTACTGGCAAGCGTCCGGTGGCCGGTAATAACCGTTCCCACGCGATGAACGCAACCAAACGCCGTTTTCTGCCTAACCTGCATTCACACCGCTTTTGGGTTGAAGGCGAGAAGCGCTTTGTAACTCTGCGTGTATCTGCTAAAGGTATGCGTGTTATTGATAAAAAGGGTATCGAAACGGTCTTGGCCGAAATTCGCGCCCGCGGTGAGAAGTATTAA
- the slmA gene encoding nucleoid occlusion factor SlmA: MAEKENTKRNRREEILQALAQMLESSDGSQRITTAKLAANVGVSEAALYRHFPSKTRMFDSLIEFIEDSLITRINLILQDEKETFNRLRLILLLILGFAERNPGLTRIMTGHALMFEQDRLQGRINQLFERIEAQIRQVLKERKIREGQGFVHDETLLAGQLLAFCEGMLSRFVRSEFRYRPTQEFDLRWPLLASQLQ; this comes from the coding sequence ATGGCAGAAAAAGAAAATACGAAAAGGAACCGTCGCGAGGAAATCTTGCAGGCGCTGGCGCAAATGCTGGAATCCAGCGACGGTAGCCAACGCATTACGACTGCAAAACTTGCTGCGAACGTGGGTGTTTCAGAAGCTGCACTTTACCGCCATTTTCCTAGTAAAACGCGGATGTTCGATAGCCTTATTGAGTTTATCGAAGACAGTCTGATCACCCGCATTAACCTCATATTGCAGGATGAGAAAGAAACCTTTAATAGGCTTCGTCTTATTCTGCTGTTGATTCTGGGATTTGCAGAACGCAATCCGGGGCTGACCCGCATCATGACCGGCCATGCCCTAATGTTTGAACAAGATCGCCTTCAAGGGCGCATCAATCAGCTATTTGAGCGTATTGAGGCCCAAATCCGACAGGTGCTAAAAGAGAGAAAAATCCGTGAGGGCCAGGGGTTTGTTCACGATGAAACGCTGCTTGCAGGACAGCTTTTAGCCTTCTGCGAAGGTATGCTGTCTCGTTTTGTACGATCAGAGTTTCGCTATCGCCCAACGCAAGAATTCGATTTGCGCTGGCCGTTGCTGGCAAGCCAACTTCAGTAG
- the dut gene encoding dUTP diphosphatase has protein sequence MKKKIDVKILDPRIGEQFPLPTYATPGSAGLDLRACLDEAVILAPGETTLLPTGLAIHIEDPSLAAIILPRSGLGHKHGIVLGNLVGLIDSDYQGQLMVSVWNRGQTTFTIEPGERIAQMVLVPVVQADFNLVESFDASERGAGGFGHSGRQ, from the coding sequence ATGAAGAAAAAAATAGACGTTAAAATTTTAGATCCGCGCATCGGTGAACAATTCCCATTGCCAACCTATGCAACGCCAGGCTCTGCGGGTCTAGACCTACGCGCTTGTTTGGATGAAGCCGTCATTTTGGCACCGGGTGAAACCACTCTGTTACCAACCGGACTGGCAATTCATATTGAAGACCCTAGTCTAGCGGCGATCATTCTGCCTCGTTCGGGTTTGGGTCATAAGCACGGAATCGTGTTGGGTAATCTAGTCGGCTTGATCGATTCTGACTATCAAGGTCAGTTAATGGTTTCTGTCTGGAACCGTGGTCAAACGACCTTTACCATTGAACCTGGTGAAAGAATTGCTCAGATGGTGCTGGTTCCAGTTGTACAGGCAGACTTCAACCTCGTCGAATCTTTCGACGCGAGCGAACGTGGTGCCGGTGGTTTTGGTCACTCCGGTCGCCAATAA
- the coaBC gene encoding bifunctional phosphopantothenoylcysteine decarboxylase/phosphopantothenate--cysteine ligase CoaBC, whose amino-acid sequence MTALTGKRIVLGISGGIAAYKCPEIVRRLRERGAEVRVVMTKGAEAFITPLTLQAVSGYPVSDDLLDPAAEASMGHIELGKWADLVVIAPATADLIARIAAGMANDLLSTVCLATAAPIAIAPAMNQQMYHAAATQENLKTLERRGLQLWGPDSGSQACGDVGPGRMLDPMVLVTMIQAHFAQQQDLAQYSILITAGPTREALDPVRFITNHSSGKMGFSIAAAAAKRGAKVTLVSGPVNQKTPEGVVRIDVESALEMQTEVLAQVPAHQIFISCAAVADYRAEQICGEKIKKQGDEITLKLVKNPDIVAGVAALTEHRPYVVGFAAETQNVEEYAKQKLARKNLDMICANNVSQEGQGFNTDTNALHLFWPQGDKQLPLSNKSLLGHYLIDEIVSHYEEKNRR is encoded by the coding sequence ATGACTGCACTGACAGGCAAACGCATTGTATTAGGCATCAGCGGGGGCATCGCTGCATATAAATGCCCAGAAATCGTACGTCGACTGCGAGAACGTGGCGCAGAAGTTCGTGTGGTAATGACAAAAGGCGCTGAAGCCTTTATCACCCCGCTAACCTTACAGGCCGTTTCAGGCTATCCAGTATCGGATGACCTGCTTGATCCTGCAGCTGAAGCGTCAATGGGGCATATTGAGCTGGGTAAATGGGCTGATCTGGTCGTTATCGCACCGGCAACCGCTGATTTAATTGCGCGCATTGCCGCTGGAATGGCAAATGACCTTCTCAGCACGGTATGTTTGGCAACCGCCGCACCTATTGCGATTGCCCCAGCGATGAACCAACAAATGTACCACGCTGCGGCCACGCAAGAGAATCTGAAGACGCTAGAGCGCCGAGGTTTACAGCTCTGGGGACCAGACAGCGGTAGCCAAGCCTGTGGTGATGTAGGGCCAGGTCGTATGCTTGACCCAATGGTGCTAGTCACTATGATTCAGGCGCATTTTGCTCAACAGCAGGATCTCGCGCAATACAGCATTCTTATCACCGCGGGTCCAACCCGTGAAGCCCTAGACCCTGTACGTTTCATCACTAACCATAGTTCAGGGAAAATGGGCTTTTCTATCGCAGCGGCTGCCGCAAAACGTGGTGCTAAAGTCACGCTGGTTAGCGGGCCAGTTAATCAAAAAACACCTGAAGGTGTAGTGCGTATCGACGTGGAAAGCGCATTAGAAATGCAAACAGAGGTACTTGCTCAGGTTCCCGCACATCAAATTTTCATTTCTTGCGCTGCGGTGGCAGACTATCGCGCCGAGCAAATTTGCGGCGAAAAAATAAAAAAACAGGGTGATGAAATCACACTTAAGCTGGTGAAAAACCCTGATATTGTGGCTGGTGTTGCAGCCCTGACTGAGCATCGTCCCTATGTCGTAGGATTTGCCGCCGAAACCCAGAATGTGGAAGAATACGCCAAGCAAAAACTCGCACGTAAAAATCTGGATATGATTTGTGCGAACAATGTTTCCCAAGAAGGGCAAGGGTTTAACACCGATACCAATGCCTTACACCTTTTTTGGCCGCAGGGCGATAAGCAGTTGCCACTCAGCAATAAGTCCTTGTTGGGCCACTATTTAATTGACGAGATTGTCAGCCATTATGAAGAAAAAAATAGACGTTAA
- the radC gene encoding DNA repair protein RadC, which produces MEESVAIAYWPSMLAPREKLLSLGRESLSDQELLAIFLRTGTKGINVMTLSSHLIREFGSIYSLMQADYDSFCSKPGLGISRYAQLQAVMELSKRFLHRQLTEQSVITRPELTALYLQNVFSGYEREAFFVLFLDNQHRVIRSEEMFSGTINCVDVYPREIVRGALKVNAVALILAHNHPSGIAEPSAADRVLTERVVKACALLDIRVLDHMVIGHGQSVSFAERGWL; this is translated from the coding sequence ATGGAAGAGAGCGTTGCAATAGCGTACTGGCCTTCAATGTTGGCCCCAAGAGAGAAATTATTATCCCTAGGACGTGAATCACTGTCCGATCAGGAACTGCTGGCGATATTTTTACGAACAGGGACGAAAGGGATTAATGTGATGACGCTGTCATCACATTTGATTCGCGAGTTTGGCTCAATTTATAGTCTGATGCAGGCTGATTACGATAGTTTTTGCTCGAAACCGGGTCTCGGTATCTCTCGATATGCGCAGTTGCAGGCGGTGATGGAACTGTCAAAACGGTTTTTGCATCGCCAGCTCACTGAGCAAAGTGTCATCACTCGACCCGAGTTAACGGCGCTATATTTGCAAAATGTGTTCTCTGGATACGAGCGGGAAGCCTTTTTTGTCTTATTTTTAGACAACCAGCATCGCGTAATTCGCTCTGAGGAGATGTTTTCGGGTACTATAAACTGTGTGGATGTATATCCACGCGAAATTGTGCGTGGTGCGCTTAAGGTAAACGCCGTTGCGTTAATCCTCGCACATAATCATCCGTCCGGAATAGCAGAGCCCAGTGCAGCAGATCGTGTGCTCACAGAAAGAGTGGTGAAAGCTTGCGCGTTATTGGATATCCGTGTGCTAGATCATATGGTGATCGGTCACGGCCAGAGCGTATCTTTTGCTGAAAGAGGGTGGCTTTAA
- the rpmG gene encoding 50S ribosomal protein L33, which translates to MAKGIREKIKLVSSAGTGHFYTTTKNKRTKPEKLELKKFDPVVRQHVIYKEAKIK; encoded by the coding sequence ATGGCTAAAGGTATTCGCGAGAAGATCAAGCTGGTTTCGTCTGCTGGTACTGGTCACTTCTACACCACTACCAAGAACAAACGTACCAAACCAGAAAAACTTGAACTGAAAAAGTTTGATCCGGTTGTACGTCAGCATGTGATCTACAAAGAAGCTAAAATTAAATAA